Proteins encoded within one genomic window of Geotalea daltonii FRC-32:
- a CDS encoding SH3 domain-containing protein, translating into MILRIILITICLGLSVQTALAAIAPPRPFSGEGLLVIRPFPSRSSEPCCTLPIYGEPGVERITDLESSDLPSLTPVIQGRTGEYAAAVTGKKGNWLHIVYDEAGREGWLKNSRAWEYVTWNHFLKGRAAKLLPGLKKEFYLLRHDPSATAPQLEVLSRQKNLRIIDVREDWALVLVDLTAYGWLRWRDSDGRFTISIDEKFDPQKH; encoded by the coding sequence ATGATACTGCGCATCATTCTCATAACCATCTGCCTCGGTCTCTCTGTCCAGACCGCTCTCGCCGCCATCGCACCTCCCCGGCCGTTCAGCGGCGAAGGGCTTCTGGTGATCCGCCCATTCCCTTCCCGGAGCAGCGAACCATGCTGTACCCTCCCCATATACGGAGAGCCTGGCGTTGAGAGAATAACAGACCTGGAAAGCAGTGATCTCCCTTCCCTTACCCCTGTTATTCAGGGCCGGACCGGTGAATACGCCGCTGCCGTAACTGGCAAGAAAGGAAACTGGCTGCACATCGTCTATGACGAAGCAGGACGCGAAGGGTGGCTGAAAAACTCCAGGGCATGGGAGTACGTCACCTGGAACCATTTTCTCAAGGGACGGGCGGCAAAACTTTTGCCCGGGCTGAAAAAAGAATTCTACCTGCTTCGCCACGATCCCTCTGCAACTGCGCCGCAACTGGAAGTTCTCTCCAGGCAGAAGAATCTGCGCATCATCGATGTCAGGGAAGACTGGGCACTGGTTCTGGTCGACCTTACCGCATACGGATGGCTGCGATGGCGCGACAGCGACGGGCGTTTTACCATATCCATCGATGAAAAATTCGACCCACAAAAACATTGA
- a CDS encoding WbuC family cupin fold metalloprotein encodes MKIIDKNLLDGLTHEAQANPRLRKNYNLHPTDDFCCHRLLNAIEPDSYIRPHRHLDPVKDESFVILRGKLGIIIFANDGKVLQSSVLSTESGTVIADIPHGVFHTAVSLEPGTIFFEAKAGPYRPLAEGEKAPWAPEDGTSLAGKYLAELKALLS; translated from the coding sequence GTGAAAATCATCGATAAAAACTTGCTGGACGGCCTGACCCATGAAGCCCAGGCAAACCCGAGGCTCAGAAAGAACTACAACCTGCATCCGACGGACGATTTCTGCTGTCATCGGCTGCTCAACGCCATCGAGCCCGATTCTTACATCCGTCCCCATCGCCATCTTGACCCGGTCAAGGATGAGTCCTTCGTCATCCTCAGGGGCAAGCTCGGCATCATCATCTTCGCCAACGACGGTAAGGTTCTGCAGAGCTCTGTTCTCAGCACGGAAAGCGGGACCGTCATTGCCGACATTCCCCACGGCGTATTTCATACGGCAGTGAGCCTGGAGCCGGGAACAATCTTCTTTGAGGCGAAAGCCGGCCCGTACCGCCCTTTGGCCGAAGGGGAAAAAGCCCCCTGGGCTCCGGAAGACGGGACTTCCCTTGCGGGGAAATATCTTGCCGAGCTGAAGGCGCTCCTCTCCTAA